A segment of the Candidatus Eisenbacteria bacterium genome:
GCCGCATTTCAGGAGGAGATCATGACCACGCCGCCCATCGATCCGCGAGTCCGCATCGGACACGTCCACCTCAAAGTGTCGGACATCGACCGGGCGCTCGAGTTCTACTGCGGCGTGCTGGGCTTCGAGCTCACGGCGCGCCTGCCGGGGGCGGCGTTCATCTCGGCCGGCGGGTATCACCATCACATCGGGCTCAACACCTGGCACAGCAAGGGCGGCTCGGCGCCGCCCGCCAACACCACCGGCCTCTACCACGTCGCCATCCTCTATCCCGATCGCGCGACTCTGGCCGACGCGCTCAGGCGGCTGGAAGACGCCGGCATCGAGCTGGACGGTGCTTCGGATCACGGCGTCAGCGAAGCAATCTACCTGCACGACCCGGACGGGAACGGCATCGAGCTCTATCGCGACCGGCCGCGCGAGGAATGGCCCAGGGACGCGGCCGGGAACTTCACCATGGTCAACGAGCGCCTCGACATCGCCGGGCTCCTCAAGGAGCCGACGAAAGAGCCCGTGCGCCGGCCGGAGTAACCCCGAGGGACTAGGTCGTCGCGAGCTCCCGA
Coding sequences within it:
- a CDS encoding VOC family protein; the protein is MTTPPIDPRVRIGHVHLKVSDIDRALEFYCGVLGFELTARLPGAAFISAGGYHHHIGLNTWHSKGGSAPPANTTGLYHVAILYPDRATLADALRRLEDAGIELDGASDHGVSEAIYLHDPDGNGIELYRDRPREEWPRDAAGNFTMVNERLDIAGLLKEPTKEPVRRPE